In Streptomyces thermolilacinus SPC6, a single genomic region encodes these proteins:
- a CDS encoding glycoside hydrolase family 10 protein: MGHKGGGIGRRGLVAGATGLVASLLVSGDATGAAGPWGNGNGTGHGHGGRGGDGDRRGDGKGRRGGLRAEEFRGMWVATVTNRDWPSRTGLSAAEQRAELTALLDQAVKRRLNVVILQVRPTADALWPSPYEPWAQCLTGVQGRDPGWDPLGTAVAEAHRRGLQLHAWFNPYRVAVHADPSRLAADHPARRNPDWAVPYGGKLYYNPGLPQVRRFVQDAMLDAVRRYDLDAVHFDDYFYPYPVAGQVFDDDAAYEAHGGGFPDRATWRRNNIDLLVREMSARIRAVKPGVKFGISPFGIWRNATTDPLGSDTRGLQTYDDLHADTRKWIKERWIDYVVPQLYWHIGFGAADYAALVPWWNDVVRGTGVHLYVGEGLYRAGDPAAPAPWQDPAELSRHLTFAADHDQVLGHAFFGARDVVADRIGAMARVVADHYPTPVRPPGW, encoded by the coding sequence ATGGGACACAAGGGTGGCGGCATCGGGCGGCGCGGACTGGTCGCGGGGGCGACGGGGCTGGTGGCGTCCCTGCTGGTCAGCGGGGACGCGACGGGCGCGGCGGGCCCCTGGGGAAACGGCAACGGCACTGGGCACGGCCACGGCGGCCGGGGCGGTGACGGGGACCGGCGCGGGGACGGCAAGGGCCGGCGCGGGGGCCTGCGGGCGGAGGAGTTCCGCGGGATGTGGGTGGCGACGGTCACCAACCGCGACTGGCCCTCCCGCACCGGGCTGTCCGCCGCCGAGCAGCGCGCCGAGCTGACGGCCCTGCTCGACCAGGCCGTGAAGCGCCGCCTCAACGTGGTGATCCTCCAGGTCAGGCCCACCGCCGACGCGCTGTGGCCGTCGCCGTACGAGCCGTGGGCCCAGTGCCTCACCGGCGTCCAGGGCCGGGACCCCGGCTGGGACCCGCTCGGCACCGCCGTCGCGGAGGCCCACCGGCGGGGCCTGCAACTGCACGCCTGGTTCAACCCGTACCGCGTCGCCGTCCACGCCGACCCGTCCCGGCTGGCCGCCGACCACCCGGCGCGCCGCAACCCGGACTGGGCCGTCCCGTACGGCGGGAAGCTCTACTACAACCCGGGGCTGCCGCAGGTCCGCCGCTTCGTCCAGGACGCGATGCTCGACGCCGTACGCCGCTACGACCTCGACGCGGTCCACTTCGACGACTACTTCTACCCGTACCCGGTCGCCGGGCAGGTCTTCGACGACGACGCGGCGTACGAGGCGCACGGCGGCGGCTTCCCGGACCGCGCCACGTGGCGGCGGAACAACATCGACCTGCTGGTCCGCGAGATGTCCGCGCGGATCAGGGCGGTCAAGCCGGGCGTGAAGTTCGGCATCAGCCCCTTCGGGATCTGGCGCAACGCCACCACCGACCCGCTCGGCTCCGACACGCGCGGCCTCCAGACGTACGACGACCTGCACGCCGACACCCGCAAGTGGATCAAGGAGCGGTGGATCGACTACGTCGTCCCGCAGCTCTACTGGCACATCGGCTTCGGCGCCGCCGACTACGCCGCGCTCGTCCCGTGGTGGAACGACGTGGTGCGCGGCACGGGCGTCCATCTGTACGTGGGGGAGGGCCTGTACCGGGCCGGGGACCCGGCGGCGCCCGCCCCGTGGCAGGACCCGGCCGAGCTGTCCCGGCACCTCACCTTCGCAGCCGACCACGACCAGGTGCTGGGGCACGCCTTCTTCGGCGCGCGGGACGTCGTCGCGGACCGGATCGGGGCGATGGCCAGGGTCGTGGCCGACCACTATCCGACGCCGGTCCGCCCTCCGGGCTGGTGA
- a CDS encoding DUF1918 domain-containing protein, producing the protein MEATVGDKLLVHGRVVGQHDRTAEIVEVLGDHGHPPYRVKFDDDGHEAVVSPGPDAAVRHKGEFKARP; encoded by the coding sequence ATGGAAGCAACCGTGGGCGACAAGCTGCTGGTGCACGGCCGGGTGGTCGGGCAGCACGACCGCACGGCCGAGATCGTCGAGGTCCTCGGCGACCACGGCCACCCGCCGTACCGCGTCAAGTTCGACGACGACGGGCACGAGGCCGTCGTGTCCCCGGGCCCGGACGCCGCCGTACGTCACAAGGGGGAGTTCAAGGCGCGCCCCTGA
- a CDS encoding DUF6461 domain-containing protein: MNATAADYRWLGDHCPELIEAYCLTLVHAVSPEEALRRLRARADGRVTGIPALVEAAAEAWKESGGERHFLGVCEVDGWTLVVEPNGYLGSLDEAAVPLSRDTELVTHFRNVNAVDHFSRYVDGELRLHFEPLFPYARDGADPDGAVALMREVGFDLREDDGDLEATTEAAFALAERMTGVRLTPELLDGAEFRTGSVPVF; this comes from the coding sequence ATGAACGCGACTGCTGCCGACTACCGCTGGCTCGGCGACCACTGCCCGGAGCTCATCGAGGCGTACTGCCTGACGCTGGTCCACGCGGTCTCCCCCGAGGAGGCGCTGCGGCGGTTGCGGGCGCGCGCCGACGGGCGGGTGACGGGCATACCCGCGCTGGTCGAGGCCGCGGCGGAGGCGTGGAAGGAGTCCGGGGGCGAGCGGCACTTCCTGGGCGTCTGCGAGGTGGACGGCTGGACGCTGGTGGTCGAGCCGAACGGCTATCTGGGCAGCCTCGACGAGGCGGCCGTCCCCCTGTCGCGCGACACCGAGCTGGTGACGCACTTCCGGAACGTGAACGCGGTGGACCACTTCAGCCGGTACGTGGACGGTGAGCTGCGGCTGCACTTCGAGCCGCTGTTCCCGTACGCGCGGGACGGCGCCGACCCGGACGGGGCGGTGGCACTGATGCGGGAGGTGGGCTTCGACCTGCGCGAGGACGACGGGGACCTGGAGGCCACGACGGAGGCGGCGTTCGCCCTGGCGGAGCGGATGACGGGGGTGCGGCTGACGCCGGAGCTGCTGGACGGGGCGGAGTTCCGGACGGGGTCGGTGCCCGTCTTCTGA
- a CDS encoding GNAT family N-acetyltransferase, whose protein sequence is MTETIAFGSYEISTDPARLDRTRIHQWLSTDTYWARGRGREKQDRAVDGSLNFGAYDTRSGEMAAYARVVTDLATFAWLCDVYVEPAARGAGLGTALVAAVRDHLAPHGLSRVMLATEDAHGVYENIGFRPLDDPRRWMILDPR, encoded by the coding sequence ATGACGGAGACGATCGCTTTCGGCTCGTACGAGATTTCGACCGACCCTGCCCGTCTCGACCGGACCCGCATCCACCAATGGCTGTCGACGGACACGTACTGGGCGCGCGGGCGCGGCCGGGAGAAGCAGGACCGGGCCGTGGACGGCTCGCTCAACTTCGGCGCGTACGACACGCGCAGCGGCGAGATGGCCGCCTACGCGCGCGTGGTGACCGATCTCGCGACGTTCGCGTGGCTCTGCGACGTCTACGTCGAGCCGGCGGCGCGCGGGGCCGGGCTCGGCACGGCGCTGGTGGCGGCGGTCCGCGACCACCTCGCCCCGCACGGTCTGAGCCGCGTCATGCTGGCCACCGAGGACGCCCACGGCGTGTACGAGAACATCGGATTCAGGCCCCTGGACGACCCGCGCCGCTGGATGATCCTGGATCCCCGGTAG
- a CDS encoding methyltransferase, producing the protein MNRLSTAWGDLALTRFPDHPRDPLRAWDAADEYLLRHLAEPDAPPLQGTVAVVGDRWGALTTALAGHPFPAGLVQITDSYLGREATRANLARAGHPEDRVRLLTTQDTPPARIDVLLVRVPKSLALLEDQLHRLAPALHAGTAVIGTGMVKEIHTSTLTLFERIVGPTRTSLAVRKARLIHSTPDPALHRPANPWPHRYALPGDAPAVAGRTVVNHAGVFCADRLDIGTRLFLAHLPTGLGAARVLDLGCGNGVVGLAVAVGEPDAEVILTDESYQAVASAEETFRTSAPPGTKARFVVGDGTADVPDGSVDVVLNNPPFHSHQALTDATARRMFTAARRVLRSGGELRVVGNRHLGYHVTLRRVFGNCEVVGSDPKFVVLRAVKR; encoded by the coding sequence ATGAACCGTTTGTCCACGGCCTGGGGCGACCTCGCCCTCACCCGCTTCCCCGACCACCCCCGCGACCCGCTCCGCGCCTGGGACGCCGCCGACGAGTACCTGCTGCGGCACCTCGCCGAGCCGGACGCCCCGCCGCTCCAGGGCACCGTGGCCGTGGTCGGCGACCGCTGGGGCGCGCTGACCACCGCCCTGGCCGGCCACCCGTTCCCCGCCGGGCTGGTCCAGATCACCGACTCGTACCTCGGCCGCGAGGCCACCCGCGCCAACCTCGCGCGCGCGGGCCACCCGGAGGACCGCGTACGGCTCCTCACCACCCAGGACACCCCGCCCGCCCGGATCGACGTCCTGCTGGTCCGCGTTCCCAAGAGCCTGGCGCTCCTGGAGGACCAGCTGCACCGCCTCGCGCCCGCCCTGCACGCCGGGACGGCCGTCATCGGCACGGGCATGGTCAAGGAGATCCACACCTCCACGCTCACCCTCTTCGAGCGGATCGTCGGCCCCACCCGCACCTCCCTCGCGGTGAGGAAGGCCCGGCTCATCCACAGCACCCCCGACCCGGCCCTCCACCGCCCCGCCAACCCGTGGCCGCACCGGTACGCCCTGCCCGGCGACGCCCCGGCGGTGGCCGGACGGACCGTCGTCAACCACGCGGGCGTCTTCTGCGCCGACCGCCTCGACATCGGCACCCGCCTGTTCCTGGCGCACCTGCCGACCGGCCTCGGCGCCGCCCGCGTCCTCGACCTGGGCTGCGGCAACGGCGTGGTGGGCCTGGCCGTCGCGGTCGGGGAACCGGACGCCGAGGTGATCCTCACGGACGAGTCGTACCAGGCGGTGGCCTCCGCCGAGGAGACGTTCCGTACGTCCGCCCCGCCCGGCACGAAGGCCCGCTTCGTCGTCGGCGACGGCACGGCGGACGTGCCGGACGGCTCGGTCGACGTGGTCCTGAACAACCCGCCGTTCCACAGCCACCAGGCGCTCACCGACGCGACCGCCCGCCGCATGTTCACCGCCGCCCGCCGCGTCCTGCGCAGCGGCGGCGAACTGCGCGTCGTCGGCAACCGGCACCTGGGCTACCACGTGACGCTGCGCCGCGTGTTCGGCAACTGCGAGGTCGTCGGCAGCGACCCGAAGTTCGTGGTGCTGCGCGCCGTCAAGCGCTGA
- a CDS encoding CGNR zinc finger domain-containing protein: MRYIAGVYADDRSSRHSVRAVARRTEALVNALTRDDPAPDAIARLLREHGEDEPVSVSGRDVAEMRDAALALRRVFAADGLDAAVAELNRLLARGPGPLRLTSHGGGSPWHPHLDASDDAPWGEWFLASSCLCLTVLVWDRQRPPGGLCAAPGCGRVYLALGSGVPRRYCSRRCATRERVAAHRRARSAGAEGTAGARGAAEAARKVSA, encoded by the coding sequence ATGCGTTACATTGCCGGGGTGTACGCCGATGACCGCTCGTCCCGCCACTCGGTGAGGGCCGTCGCCCGCCGCACCGAGGCCCTCGTCAACGCCCTCACCCGCGACGACCCCGCGCCCGACGCGATCGCCCGGCTGCTGCGGGAGCACGGCGAGGACGAGCCGGTCAGCGTGTCCGGGCGGGATGTGGCGGAGATGCGGGACGCGGCGCTCGCGCTGCGCCGGGTGTTCGCGGCCGACGGGCTCGACGCGGCCGTCGCGGAGCTGAACCGGCTCCTCGCGCGGGGCCCCGGCCCGCTGCGGCTCACCTCGCACGGCGGCGGCAGCCCCTGGCACCCGCATCTGGACGCGTCGGACGACGCCCCGTGGGGCGAGTGGTTCCTGGCGTCGTCGTGCCTGTGCCTGACGGTGCTCGTGTGGGACCGTCAGCGGCCGCCGGGCGGGCTGTGCGCGGCGCCTGGCTGCGGGCGGGTGTATCTGGCGCTGGGCAGCGGGGTGCCGCGCCGGTACTGCTCGCGGCGGTGCGCGACCCGCGAACGGGTGGCCGCGCACCGCCGCGCCAGGTCCGCCGGGGCGGAGGGGACCGCCGGGGCGCGGGGCGCGGCGGAGGCGGCCCGGAAGGTCAGCGCTTGA
- a CDS encoding cupin domain-containing protein yields the protein MAASPEASVLARMADLVRAMPADQGGALWRLPVQERQLDANVVRLAPGAEVAVHVEPDLDVLVFVVSGQGRLETGGGAEPEALEAGCVVWLPCGARRGLAAGPHGLDYLTVHRRRPGMTIGRAGGAERERGGEPACLLDRVCPECGRLAPEGAEVRYCARCGTALPER from the coding sequence GTGGCAGCGTCCCCGGAGGCGAGCGTGCTCGCCCGAATGGCCGATCTCGTACGCGCGATGCCCGCCGACCAGGGCGGCGCCCTGTGGCGGCTCCCCGTCCAGGAGCGGCAGCTCGACGCGAACGTGGTGCGGCTCGCCCCGGGTGCCGAGGTGGCCGTCCACGTGGAGCCCGACTTGGACGTGCTGGTGTTCGTGGTGAGCGGCCAGGGGCGGCTGGAGACGGGCGGCGGGGCGGAGCCGGAGGCTCTGGAGGCCGGGTGCGTCGTGTGGCTGCCGTGCGGCGCCCGGCGGGGGCTGGCGGCGGGGCCGCACGGGCTCGACTACCTCACGGTGCACCGTCGGCGTCCCGGTATGACGATCGGCCGGGCGGGCGGGGCCGAGCGGGAGCGGGGCGGTGAACCGGCGTGTCTGCTGGACCGGGTGTGCCCCGAGTGCGGCCGCCTGGCGCCCGAGGGGGCCGAGGTGCGGTACTGCGCCCGGTGCGGGACCGCCCTGCCGGAGCGCTGA
- a CDS encoding YdeI/OmpD-associated family protein, which yields MDELNGVEVVVFRDAGAFEEWLERHHTRQEGVWVKVAKKKSGVPSVTDAELVDVGLCYGWISGQRRAYDETYYLQKYVPRRPRSLWSQVNVDRVAELTAAGRMREPGLAEVRRAQEDGRWAAAYESQRTATVPPDLAAALDAAPGARQAFEALDRTARYLVILPLLQARTPGARQERLEKAVRELGARPR from the coding sequence ATGGATGAGCTGAACGGGGTGGAAGTCGTCGTCTTCCGGGACGCCGGGGCGTTCGAGGAGTGGCTGGAGCGGCACCACACGCGCCAGGAGGGCGTGTGGGTGAAGGTGGCGAAGAAGAAGTCGGGCGTCCCGTCCGTCACGGACGCCGAGCTGGTGGACGTGGGGCTCTGCTACGGCTGGATCTCGGGACAGCGCAGGGCGTACGACGAGACGTACTACCTCCAGAAGTACGTGCCGCGCCGTCCGCGCAGCCTGTGGTCCCAGGTCAACGTGGACCGGGTCGCCGAGCTGACCGCCGCCGGGCGCATGCGGGAGCCGGGCCTCGCCGAGGTGCGCAGGGCGCAGGAGGACGGGCGGTGGGCCGCCGCGTACGAGTCCCAGCGGACGGCGACCGTACCGCCCGATCTGGCGGCGGCGCTCGACGCGGCGCCCGGGGCCCGCCAGGCGTTCGAGGCGCTGGACCGCACGGCCCGGTACCTGGTGATCCTGCCGCTGCTCCAGGCCCGCACGCCCGGGGCGCGGCAGGAGCGGCTGGAGAAGGCGGTACGGGAGCTGGGCGCGCGGCCGCGCTGA